The proteins below are encoded in one region of Maribacter aestuarii:
- a CDS encoding DUF7151 family protein translates to MKSQANTTRSCSIKGLMVIAALLLSTISIAQTTVTLEDQCNCEVLQGTDVSAPGATTPIGADLGDLYVNTTTGTIYFWDGDSWELTTAANTDNQQLQNFSFDTTTNELTLTLENGGTVSADLSTLQDVFTDTNTTNFRFEVVGANLVITDSDNNIVSVPLADIAAQVNTDNQLLENFQVNGANLEIGISNGNTVSIPLNTISSDDQTLAEVLTEGADAAGTVITGLGTPVAGTDAVTKDYVDALADDDVSAAVLDAPTNVLTISEGTTDVTVDLSDLDDSAGVAANAADIATNTTDIATNAADIVNNSNDIATNATDIADHIANDNDTDDQNEIQDLANVLGEGADAAGTVITGLGTPVAGTDAVNKAYVDALADDDVSAAVLDAPTNVLTISEGTTDVTVDLSDLDDSAGVAANAADIATNTTDIATNAADIVNNSNDITTNATNIATNTTDIATNAVDIVNNSNDITTNAADIVNNSNDIATNTTDIATNTTDIATNATDIADHIANDNDTDDQNELQDLEEVVLRDPSAGGNVITNLGAPTNPNDAVNKAYVDALADDDVSAAVLDAPSNVLTISEGTTDVSVDLSDLDDSAGVAANAADIATNTTNIATNTTDIATNAADIVNNSNDITTNANSIATNTTDIATNTADIVTNANDITTNTSNIATNTTDIATNAADIVNNSNDITTNATNIATNTTDIATNATDIATNTTDIATNATDIADHIANDNDTDDQNEIQDLANVLGEGADAAGTVITGLGTPVAGTDAVTKDYVDALADDDVSAAVLDAPTNVLTISEGTTDVTVDLSDLDDSAGVAANTADIATNTTDIATNAADIVNNSSDIATNTTDIVTNATNIATNTTDIATNATDIADHIANDNDTDDQNELQDLEEVVLRDPSAGGNVITNLGAPIDPNDAVNKAYVDALADDDVSAAVLDAPSNVLTISEGTTDVTVDLSDLDDSAGVAANAADIATNATNIATNTTDIATNAADIVNNSNDITTNANNIATNTTDIATNSADIVTNANDITTNASNIATNTTDIATNAADIVNNSNDITTNATNIAINTTDIATNTTDIADHIANDNDTDDQNELQDLGLSGDNLSLSNDPTPTVIDLSDYRETVTGINDITVTDDGNGNYTVDYVDGDKDSTNELTLRGTGGPTGAPAEGTTYVDTASGQLYVYDSGAWIPVGGSATPGDASDTNELITFFGINGTDLRITEAGTDFDVPLSSIGTDEQDISTDNSPGNITIDNGSTLTLNVNDADSDITNEINTRFQVVGSDLEIEDDNGILSVPLADIAAGGAVGPQGPMGPQGPIGPQGPDGNQGPQGPDGNQGPDGNQGPQGPIGPQGPDGNQGPDGNQGPIGPQGPDGNQGPDGNQGPDGNQGPQGPIGPQGPDGNQGPDGNQGPIGPQGPDGNQGPDGNQGPIGPQGPDGNQGPQGPIGPQGPIGPQGPDGNQGPDGNQGPQGPIGPQGPDGNQGPDGNQGPIGPQGPDGNQGPDGNQGPIGPQGPDGNQGPDGNQGPIGPQGPDGNQGPQGPIGPQGPIGPQGPDGNQGPDGNQGPQGPIGPQGPDGNQGPDGNQGPQGPIGPQGPDGNQGPDGNQGPQGPDGNQGPDGNQGPQGPIGPQGPDGNQGPDGNQGPIGPQGPDGNQGPQGPDGNQGPDGNQGPQGPIGPQGPDGNQGPDGNQGPIGPQGPDGNQGPDGNQGPIGPQGPDGNQGPDGNQGPQGPIGPQGLDGNQGPDGNQGPDGNQGPQGPDGNQGPDGNQGPIGPQGPDGNQGPQGPIGPQGPDGNQGPDGNQGPDGNQGPIGPQGPDGNQGPIGPQGPDGNQGPDGNQGPIGPQGPDGNQGPQGPIGPQGPDGNQGPDGNQGPQGPDGNQGPDGNQGPIGPQGPDGNQGPDGNQGPQGPIGPQGPDGNQGPDGNQGPQGPIGPQGPDGNQGPDGNQGPIGPQGPDGNQGPDGNQGPIGPQGPDGNQGPDGNQGPIGPQGPDGNQGPDGNQGPDGNQGPIGPQGPDGNPGADGADGPQALVLTSAEAAGANCADGGIRVDTGIDDNDNGILESIEIDNTEYVCNGADGATGPAGPTGAQGPQGNVGPQGPAGPSGPTGATGPQGPAGDPATDDQTLATTGAPGQISITGGNAITLNVDDADSVIGNESVTNLSFDGTTLTLEQDGAPNETVDLSSVNAANIYNTDGTLTGNRAVTQNNFDLNFDANTLVVSGDDNRVGIGTAAPSTDLDVNGNARVRTLPASADTDQLVSADANGNLRKVNSLKASKVFYPPSIAIDASATGTYSINLYDQYIAQFGSPVVSSAGTIPTYLVSELDYHVTYADPDVFGNGTTVQNMSVNAAGVLSYEVFNTPADYNTLINVVFVVK, encoded by the coding sequence ATGAAGAGTCAAGCAAATACAACTAGGAGCTGTTCCATTAAGGGTTTAATGGTAATTGCAGCTTTATTGTTGTCTACTATCTCTATAGCCCAAACAACCGTAACATTAGAAGACCAATGTAATTGTGAAGTACTACAGGGCACTGATGTATCCGCACCGGGAGCTACCACTCCAATTGGGGCCGACTTAGGTGATTTATATGTAAATACTACAACGGGTACTATCTATTTCTGGGATGGGGATTCATGGGAATTAACAACAGCAGCAAATACAGACAATCAGCAACTTCAAAATTTCAGTTTTGACACAACTACCAACGAATTAACGTTAACCCTTGAAAACGGTGGAACGGTATCGGCTGATTTAAGCACTTTGCAGGATGTTTTTACAGACACCAATACTACTAATTTCAGATTTGAGGTTGTTGGGGCGAATTTAGTAATTACGGACTCGGACAATAATATAGTTAGTGTTCCTTTGGCGGATATTGCTGCACAGGTAAATACCGATAATCAACTTTTAGAAAATTTCCAAGTCAATGGTGCAAATTTAGAAATTGGTATCTCCAATGGTAATACAGTTAGTATTCCATTGAATACTATAAGTAGCGATGATCAGACTTTAGCTGAGGTTTTAACGGAAGGAGCCGATGCGGCCGGTACGGTAATCACGGGACTCGGAACACCCGTTGCGGGAACCGATGCCGTGACAAAGGACTATGTGGACGCCCTTGCGGACGACGATGTGAGCGCCGCCGTTCTCGACGCGCCGACGAACGTACTGACGATCAGCGAGGGGACGACCGACGTAACGGTGGACCTGAGCGACCTGGACGACTCCGCCGGAGTGGCCGCCAACGCAGCCGATATCGCCACGAACACTACGGACATTGCGACCAACGCCGCGGACATCGTGAACAATTCCAACGACATCGCCACGAATGCCACGGACATTGCTGACCACATCGCCAACGACAACGATACCGATGACCAGAACGAGATACAGGACTTGGCCAACGTACTCGGTGAGGGCGCCGATGCGGCCGGTACGGTAATCACGGGACTCGGAACACCCGTTGCGGGAACCGATGCCGTGAACAAGGCGTATGTTGACGCCCTTGCGGACGACGACGTGAGCGCCGCCGTTCTCGACGCACCGACGAACGTACTGACCATCAGTGAAGGGACGACCGACGTAACGGTGGACCTGAGCGACCTGGACGATTCCGCCGGGGTTGCCGCCAACGCAGCCGATATCGCCACGAACACTACGGACATTGCGACCAACGCCGCGGACATCGTGAACAATTCGAACGATATCACCACCAACGCCACCAACATTGCGACCAATACAACGGACATAGCGACGAACGCCGTTGACATCGTGAACAATTCCAACGATATTACGACCAATGCTGCGGACATCGTGAACAATTCCAACGACATCGCCACGAACACTACGGACATTGCGACCAACACTACGGACATAGCGACGAATGCTACGGACATTGCTGACCATATCGCCAACGACAACGATACCGATGACCAGAATGAGTTACAGGATCTGGAAGAGGTAGTGCTTCGGGACCCAAGTGCTGGCGGGAACGTAATCACGAACCTGGGCGCGCCGACCAATCCTAACGATGCCGTGAACAAGGCGTATGTGGACGCCCTTGCGGACGACGACGTGAGCGCCGCCGTTCTCGACGCGCCATCTAACGTGCTGACAATCAGTGAAGGAACGACCGACGTATCGGTGGACCTGAGCGACCTGGACGACTCCGCCGGAGTGGCCGCCAACGCAGCCGATATCGCCACGAACACTACGAACATCGCTACGAATACAACGGACATCGCGACCAACGCAGCGGATATCGTGAACAATTCCAACGATATCACCACGAACGCCAACAGTATTGCGACCAATACAACGGACATCGCCACGAATACCGCTGACATCGTAACCAATGCCAACGATATTACGACCAATACTTCGAACATTGCCACGAACACTACGGACATAGCGACCAACGCAGCGGATATCGTGAACAATTCCAACGATATCACCACGAACGCCACCAACATTGCGACCAATACAACGGACATCGCCACGAATGCCACGGACATTGCGACCAACACTACGGACATAGCGACGAATGCTACGGATATTGCTGACCATATCGCCAACGACAACGATACCGATGACCAGAACGAGATACAGGACTTGGCCAACGTACTCGGTGAGGGCGCCGATGCAGCTGGTACGGTAATCACGGGACTAGGAACACCCGTTGCGGGAACCGATGCCGTGACAAAGGACTACGTGGACGCCCTTGCGGACGACGACGTGAGCGCCGCCGTTCTCGACGCACCGACGAACGTACTGACGATCAGCGAGGGGACGACCGACGTAACGGTGGACCTGAGCGACCTGGACGATTCCGCCGGAGTTGCCGCCAACACAGCCGATATCGCCACGAACACTACGGACATTGCGACCAACGCCGCGGACATCGTGAACAATTCCAGCGACATCGCCACGAACACTACGGACATAGTGACGAACGCCACTAACATTGCGACCAACACAACGGACATCGCCACGAATGCCACGGACATTGCTGACCATATCGCCAACGACAACGATACCGACGACCAGAACGAGTTACAGGATCTGGAAGAGGTAGTACTTCGGGACCCAAGTGCCGGCGGGAACGTGATCACGAACCTGGGCGCGCCGATCGATCCTAACGATGCCGTGAACAAGGCGTATGTTGACGCCCTTGCGGACGACGACGTGAGCGCCGCCGTTCTCGACGCGCCATCTAACGTTTTGACAATCAGTGAAGGAACGACCGACGTAACGGTGGACCTGAGCGACCTGGACGACTCCGCCGGAGTTGCCGCCAACGCAGCCGACATCGCCACGAACGCCACCAACATTGCGACCAATACAACGGACATCGCGACCAACGCAGCGGATATCGTGAACAATTCCAACGACATCACCACGAACGCGAACAATATTGCGACCAATACAACGGACATCGCCACGAATTCCGCTGACATCGTAACCAATGCCAACGATATTACGACCAATGCTTCGAACATTGCCACGAACACTACGGACATAGCGACAAACGCTGCGGACATCGTGAACAATTCCAACGATATCACCACGAACGCCACCAACATTGCGATCAATACAACGGACATCGCCACGAATACCACGGACATCGCTGACCATATCGCCAACGACAACGATACCGACGACCAGAACGAGTTACAGGACTTGGGATTATCAGGTGATAATCTTTCCTTGAGTAACGACCCAACGCCTACGGTAATAGACTTATCTGATTATAGAGAGACTGTCACCGGAATTAACGATATAACGGTAACGGATGATGGTAACGGGAACTATACTGTCGACTACGTCGACGGGGATAAAGATTCAACCAATGAGCTCACGCTTAGGGGTACTGGAGGTCCCACGGGAGCACCTGCAGAAGGGACCACATATGTGGACACGGCAAGCGGACAATTATATGTATATGACTCAGGTGCTTGGATACCAGTTGGTGGTAGTGCCACACCTGGTGACGCTAGCGATACGAACGAACTTATTACTTTTTTCGGTATAAACGGAACCGATCTTCGTATCACGGAGGCGGGTACGGACTTCGATGTTCCCTTGAGTAGTATCGGAACCGACGAACAGGACATCAGTACGGACAATAGTCCGGGTAACATAACCATAGACAACGGTAGTACGCTGACCTTGAACGTGAATGATGCAGATTCGGATATAACAAATGAAATCAACACTAGATTTCAGGTGGTTGGTAGTGACTTGGAAATAGAAGATGATAACGGTATTTTGTCTGTACCTCTGGCTGATATTGCTGCTGGTGGTGCGGTGGGTCCCCAGGGTCCAATGGGTCCGCAAGGCCCGATAGGTCCACAAGGCCCCGATGGTAATCAAGGTCCACAAGGTCCCGACGGTAACCAAGGTCCTGACGGTAACCAAGGGCCACAAGGCCCGATAGGTCCACAAGGCCCCGACGGCAACCAAGGTCCTGACGGTAACCAAGGCCCGATAGGTCCGCAAGGACCCGACGGTAACCAAGGTCCCGACGGTAACCAAGGTCCCGATGGTAATCAAGGTCCACAAGGCCCGATAGGTCCACAAGGACCCGACGGTAACCAAGGTCCCGATGGTAATCAAGGTCCGATAGGTCCACAAGGACCCGATGGCAACCAAGGTCCTGACGGTAATCAAGGTCCGATAGGTCCACAAGGCCCCGATGGTAATCAAGGTCCACAAGGTCCAATAGGTCCGCAAGGCCCGATAGGTCCACAAGGCCCCGATGGTAATCAAGGTCCTGACGGTAACCAAGGGCCACAAGGCCCGATAGGTCCACAAGGACCCGACGGTAACCAAGGTCCCGATGGTAATCAAGGTCCGATAGGTCCACAAGGACCCGATGGCAACCAAGGCCCAGATGGTAACCAAGGTCCGATAGGTCCACAAGGACCCGATGGCAACCAAGGTCCTGACGGTAATCAAGGTCCGATAGGTCCACAAGGCCCCGATGGTAATCAAGGTCCACAAGGTCCAATAGGTCCGCAAGGCCCGATAGGTCCACAAGGCCCCGATGGTAATCAAGGTCCTGACGGTAACCAAGGGCCACAAGGCCCGATAGGTCCACAAGGCCCCGACGGCAACCAAGGCCCCGATGGTAATCAAGGTCCACAAGGCCCTATAGGTCCACAAGGACCCGACGGTAACCAAGGTCCCGATGGTAATCAAGGTCCACAAGGTCCCGACGGTAATCAAGGCCCCGATGGTAATCAAGGTCCACAAGGCCCAATAGGTCCACAAGGACCCGATGGCAACCAAGGTCCTGACGGTAACCAAGGTCCGATAGGTCCACAAGGACCCGATGGTAATCAAGGTCCACAAGGTCCCGACGGTAATCAAGGCCCCGATGGTAATCAAGGTCCACAAGGCCCAATAGGTCCACAAGGACCCGATGGCAACCAAGGTCCTGACGGTAACCAAGGTCCGATAGGTCCACAAGGACCCGATGGCAACCAAGGTCCTGACGGTAATCAAGGTCCGATAGGTCCACAAGGTCCAGATGGTAATCAAGGTCCTGACGGTAATCAAGGTCCACAAGGCCCGATAGGCCCGCAAGGCCTCGACGGCAACCAAGGTCCTGACGGTAACCAAGGACCCGACGGTAACCAAGGTCCACAAGGCCCCGATGGTAACCAAGGCCCCGATGGTAATCAAGGTCCAATAGGTCCGCAAGGTCCTGACGGAAATCAAGGTCCACAAGGCCCGATAGGTCCGCAAGGTCCTGACGGTAACCAAGGTCCTGACGGTAACCAAGGTCCTGACGGTAACCAAGGTCCAATAGGTCCGCAAGGTCCTGACGGTAATCAAGGTCCAATAGGTCCACAAGGCCCCGATGGTAACCAAGGTCCTGACGGTAATCAAGGTCCGATAGGTCCACAAGGACCCGATGGCAACCAAGGCCCGCAAGGCCCGATAGGTCCACAAGGTCCCGACGGTAATCAAGGCCCCGATGGTAATCAAGGTCCACAAGGCCCCGATGGTAACCAAGGTCCTGACGGTAATCAAGGTCCGATAGGTCCACAAGGTCCTGACGGCAACCAAGGTCCTGACGGTAATCAAGGTCCACAAGGCCCGATAGGTCCACAAGGTCCCGACGGTAATCAAGGCCCCGATGGTAATCAAGGTCCACAAGGTCCAATAGGTCCACAAGGACCCGATGGCAACCAAGGTCCTGACGGTAACCAAGGTCCGATAGGTCCACAAGGACCCGATGGCAACCAAGGTCCTGACGGTAATCAAGGTCCAATAGGTCCACAAGGCCCCGATGGTAACCAAGGTCCTGACGGTAATCAAGGTCCGATAGGTCCACAAGGTCCTGACGGCAACCAAGGTCCTGACGGTAATCAAGGTCCCGATGGTAATCAAGGTCCGATAGGTCCACAAGGTCCCGACGGTAACCCAGGTGCTGATGGTGCTGATGGTCCTCAAGCCTTGGTACTAACCTCTGCAGAAGCAGCAGGTGCCAACTGTGCTGATGGAGGTATACGAGTTGATACTGGGATAGATGATAATGATAACGGTATTTTGGAATCTATTGAAATAGATAATACGGAATATGTATGTAACGGAGCAGATGGCGCAACCGGCCCAGCGGGTCCTACAGGAGCTCAAGGTCCTCAAGGAAACGTTGGTCCACAAGGTCCAGCAGGTCCATCCGGTCCTACAGGGGCTACCGGTCCACAAGGACCAGCAGGAGATCCAGCTACAGATGATCAAACATTGGCAACAACAGGTGCGCCAGGTCAGATTTCAATAACTGGAGGTAACGCCATTACATTAAATGTAGACGATGCGGACTCCGTCATCGGTAACGAATCGGTGACGAACCTAAGCTTCGACGGTACTACCTTGACCTTGGAACAAGATGGAGCCCCAAATGAGACTGTTGATCTAAGCTCTGTAAATGCTGCTAATATCTATAATACAGATGGTACATTAACAGGTAATAGAGCTGTAACCCAAAACAATTTTGACCTGAACTTTGATGCCAATACTTTGGTAGTGAGTGGAGATGATAATAGGGTTGGTATCGGAACAGCAGCTCCATCCACGGATTTAGATGTCAACGGTAATGCAAGGGTAAGGACTCTTCCAGCTAGTGCGGATACCGATCAGTTGGTATCGGCCGATGCGAACGGAAATCTTAGAAAAGTTAACTCTTTAAAGGCTTCCAAAGTATTTTATCCGCCTTCTATAGCTATTGATGCCTCGGCGACAGGGACGTATTCCATCAATTTATATGATCAGTATATTGCTCAATTTGGTTCGCCAGTAGTTAGTAGTGCGGGGACTATTCCTACCTACTTGGTTTCAGAACTTGATTATCATGTCACGTATGCGGACCCGGACGTATTTGGTAATGGTACCACAGTTCAAAATATGTCGGTAAACGCAGCAGGAGTTCTTTCTTATGAAGTGTTCAACACACCTGCCGATTACAATACTTTGATTAACGTAGTATTCGTTGTAAAATAA